CCCACTAGCACCAATCAAAAAGGCACGTTGAAAAATAACCCTGATCGagatttcttaatttttcaAATATGACTTTTGAAAATTCGAATGCTCTACCTCTACGATTGTAGAGGGACTTTGAACCCATTGGAATAAGACTGGATGCACTTCATTGTTGTTATcgattttggattttttttatattgtagCACAGAGATCGGTTAAAAAATAGAAATGATATAGTGTATTGAGTGCGGATTGTATGTATGAAATATTACatacccaaagaaaaacaacccAGCTCATTTATTAccacattaaaaattaatagCAAGAGAGACTAATTTAGAGAAGATTATTAAAATTTGAGTCAGTGTGTTCTCTTTTGGATCGGGAGATAGCTTAATTTAGAGGTTGAAGGATAAGTAGCCATGTCTTCTCAAGTGATGCCTCTAGAATTCGTTTTTCAAAAGGCTAAGGCAATGCCAGACGAAACTGAAGACCACGCATCATTGGGCGTTGGATGCATTGTTGAGTCCAAGCGATCGGAGCAGAATGGCAACGATGAGCTTCTTCGTACTACTGAAGACGTATATAGTCTTCTGTTGAAAATTATGAAATTGTTTGGAGCTTACTTTGGTGATACAAACTTCAGCCGCTTTTCTAGTGACTTTCCTGGTCAGTCTACATCTAGCAAAAAACAGGGCTACGTTTTTGCGTTTTACAGTTGCTTGGTAGTTGCTGGTTTGTGGTTCAATTTTGCTATACCTTTGGCGAGTATGTTCCATGAAGGTCCCATGTATCTCTTTTTATTCTTTGATATGTGGTGTCTATTGGCAGCATTAAACGGAACGGTCTGTTTGATTGTACTTCCTCTGACAGCCACAAGAAAGTCCCGTTTCGAAAAATTCATTTCCAACTTACGCTTAATCCACACGGGGAGTGTTAACTTGCAAAATGTGAAGTCGAAGACGCGGACATATTTGATCATATTCTGTTTCTTTATCGTGGTAGTTGGTGTAGCAGGTATTATCATTCTAGATCAAGTTGTGTTCATGAACGCCGGTACTTTCAAGCCCTGGAATGTCTGGATTGGCTTTAGAATAATAAATAACCTGTTTCTGTTCATTGGCATTGCGTTTTGGCTGTTACCAATAGTATTTTACTGCATTACATGCTTAATACTCGAGGCATTATTTGATGATCTGCACATGAGAAAGTTATCATTAGACCTCTCAGAGTTGAGGGATGAACACCACAAACTATGCAGGGTTGTTGAACTCGCCGACAGCCTACTTTCACCTCTCCTCTTCATGGTTGTTGGGTTGTGCATTCCGTTCATCTGTTTTGCTCTTTATCACATTGTTAACTTACCAGAGAGTGAAAGGCCCCTCGTGTTCCTACTTAATACGCTGATATGGCTTTTTAGCTCATCAGCCCTCTTGGCTGTTGTCATGGTTTTCGGATCAAAGGTGAATGATAAGGTAAGACATTAGAAAAAAAGTCCACATTTACTATGTTCAGAATACAAGGTTCTAAATACTCTCTGCGTCGACTTCATACGGTGGTGTTCTTCTCTTGAATTCAAGATGGCAGATTTATCTTTATTAATTAACAGTAGGAAATTAAGAATACCCACAACCATACTCACGAAACAAGGCTCAAAACCTCACTCTATACACAATTTATTCTTCTCTTGAACTGAAAATGCCTTATATAAGTTCCCCCGACAAAGAAGAGGGAATCTCTTCTTGACAAAAGTTATTAAATCTTTAACTCCATCTAAATGCAGTGAAGCATTGCAATTGAGAATCAAAATTCCAGGGAAGGATATTGAATGCACTGCTGAGAGTACCAATAATGTTGTCCAACATTCACCGCCAACAAACTTTTTTCAGTGCACCACGTCGTTCGTCATGATCATCTGATGCTTAGAGAATAAGGACATCAGGGAAACAAGGCATCTCTTTTGGGAAGAAATCACTGCAACCGCAGCCTCAAACTCCATCTAAACGTTGCTAAGCATTGTAATGTCAGCACTTTTTCTATTGCACACTGTCATCGAACACAGACCTCAAAGCAAATTTTATGCCCCACATCCTCCGACATGGTCATAAGGTCAACTTGTTTTCTCACGTTTAGTTTTTGTTTCAGGTCCATAGCATTCAAAGGTTCTCCAGCACATGGGCAAGTACAACATCGGACCAGAAAAAGGTACTATTTGAGCGATCAAAATACAAACTATGAAATGTCATACTTGGACACCCTCTACTCCTGCAAAACATCCTAAATCGGTTTATTCGTGATCAACCCCGCCCTATGATGGTGTCTATTTGATATAAATATTTGTatccagttcaaaaacaaacattcattaaattcttgctttgtttttacCATCACAGTTACTGATGTTTATGATGTATACCATGGACCTGCAAGCGGAAAACAAGGGTCTTTCAATCGGAGGTTTAACTGTGATAACAAAGTCGTTATTTTTAACGGTAAGTTGTTAAATTTAAGATTCATCAAGAGAGGCATCCTCTCATAGGATTCATATTGTTATAAATTCATTTGGTAACATTTACTTTCAAATTGTTGGGTGCACCTATCtactttttcttccttttttcaggtCGTTGGAGTCATTATTTCATACTTTGCTGTTATGTTGTCCCTACCGAGCAAATAAAGAAACCAAGAAGCTGCTGATTTTACCAGCTTATGAAAACATTAACCATTTGAATTTCGCGGTCGCCGCCAATGTAATAAATAATGCATACTTAATATAATAATACACatcattaaattttcaatttcggACAGTGCATTTCTAGCTTCCTTattggctcactcaatctcggttatcagctcatataccgtaatGACCTTATGTCGTCGGTCGTTTTGTAAAAATGGAGACAACCTCCTGCATGCCGTTGTGTAAGTAGAACATTTCAGAAATGTAggaaattttaataaaacagttattccgtTCGCGCTTATTTGATACGGGACTGGTCGCAACgcgccttgttggctatttaccacctcatatccaacgcgcgctcatggaataattgttaaatattcattgCTACGTTTGACAACAGAGACTTTTGGAGTCGAGTGGGATCGAATGCAAATATTTCAAACACCTATGGAGGCCTCGGAAAACAGGACAAAAATAGCTACGTGAGGcgattcaatttttttccttgttattTCATATACGGTCACAGAAAATGttatctgaaaaacaaaagtggaCTTTTTCCTTACAGACTAGCTATAATTATACAagcatttattaccttttttagAAACAAGAGCAAGGTTCAAAATgcaatttcttttgatattttattttggCATAAGCTTTCAAAAACACCCACCCTTTCAAGTATTTTAAAAGGGGACACAGTCAGTCTGTTAACACATTATTTTACAATTAGTCATTTCCTTTATCTGTGAAACGAGGTATCTGTTTTACTATTGCTTTCACAATGAATTTTTGCGAGGAGTAAACTGACTATTCCTACTCAAAAAACGGAACGAATATTTTTGCTTTTGATGTCATTATTGGAGCGATTTCTTTCCtctcaaatatatatttttcaagcgAGCAGTACCTAAAGGAACTTTTCTGGCCGAAATTCTATTCTTTGGTGAAAATACGCACCATTCCTTAGAAAATTTGCCTCTTCCACAAACTCTACCTTAGTGAAAAGAGTGAGGCACTATATGTGAGGGGAGCTATGTTTATTTTATCATCATTGCTGCACCTCCAAAAGAGTTGAACACTCTCATCAATCCAATGCTGTTTACATAAGCCGCAGCTATCCCTGACCTTacttaacgtcgataactcgtaactggaattcaactgacaaacctgaggtcgacggtgcgcgctcattttactccccacTCTCCATCCGtactccgttttacgggtatttcaACCGacttaagctacactgaaaggaccTCTCGCaccaaggctgcacactaaccTACTGTGCCATCGTGCTGAAGTTAAAATGGTCCCATCAAAACTTCCAAATTTCTTTACTAAGAGGATCATTTCCGTGAAACCTCACTACCACTAAAACATTAGAAAGTTTAGTAATACAAAAATCCATTTTCTTAACGGTTCAGCTTTTATTCTTCAGCTTGGCAGTGAAAGCATAACTGTATAATAGGACACGATGACTCCAGCAATCTGCAGACAAATAGATGCCAAAGATTAGAGCAATCTGTCCTATTACTAGTATTACCACTCCTGAACAAAATACAGTTCAAGAGTTGTTGAGTTTATCTCTGGTGGATGTATATAATTGTTATTGAAAGGTCTAAGGCTACATAGTTAAATTAGGGTTTCTTGTAAATGCACTAAAGGAGATAATAAATGTTTAACGCGATAAAGATTAAAGACTGTGGTGTATCGCTTGTATTTTTCAATAATGACCCGGGGAAATGACTTcggaaaataaaatcaaacaatcCTAATAGGAATCGAACCTGGACGAAGTTATTTATCCATCTACTACATGCTACTCAGTTCTAAAATAGAGAATCGATCGTACGAGCGTAGCGAGGCCATTGTATGAAACTAAGTCTAGTGCCAGTCAGCTGTCGCATTGAAGTCCGGCCCCATCGAATACTTTCATGGCAAAACAGTCAAATGAACACCGGAAAAAGCTATGGAAATTTATGGTAAGATAGAGAGAATATCAAAGATAATCAGCCAGTACGAAACATTTTTGCTCTTCTTAATTTTGTGAGCACAAAGAACAAGCCTTGAGCGTGGTCCTTGAAGAACACTAATGACGAGGTGCAATTTGTTGGAAATTTAATTCTGTTTTCAGTTTATGTACTCGTGAGCAGAGAAACTTGGTGACGGACGAAAACAGCTGTATGaacttgcttgtttttttttttaccaatatGGACCACGTCGCTTTCCTTAACTTACAACTTACCGCAAAAGGTAAAGCCACGATTCATTGCCGCTTTATTGGAGACTTTCAGATAAGCGATACTTGTTCCGTCAACATTGTCATCATGCATGCATAGGAATCAGTTAATATATACAAACCGTTAAGCAAAGATTTTTGGTGATCACGACCAGTCCTCCAATGGATAGGCCCTTTGGTTCCGCATTGAGATAAAACATAAATGCCAGCAACTGTCAGTGTAAAACAGTAAAGTtaacatttccttttttccgATTTTTATCGTTAATAAAATAACAGTAAATAATATAAGTTGTGGCACACTTTGGCCTCACTCAAAAGAGCGATTAATGGCATTCGGAAGTCCGGTTTTTGACCTAAAATGGCATCCAGTGCTGAAAACTCCAAAATACTTGCCTCATGATGCCATTGCCGCATCTTAATTGTGTCCCCGAAATACCTGTGCACCGACCCAATTTAAGCGACACCCGACTTTTCGATGAATGTGTTTTCATCAGTGTTTTTCGTTTTTATCCGATGAGcggattttgtttttcttaagttgttgttgttgttgttttttttttcaaactacaACCTGAAATTTCTTCCAGTATACATTGTAAAACAGGGGTTTTATGGCAATGAGTGTAATTGGAAAAAATGCGGTGAGATCCATCAAAGAACTGAATAAGTTCCAGACATGACGATCATGCCTTGCCATTTCTGTCTTGCTTGTATCTATAGGAAGCTTTGGTAAACCACTAGATTCTCACCTTCACTTGATCCTGATCAGAAACGTTGGTATTCTCCAAGATTGTTTGAAAACTATGAATCTGTGAAAGAAATCTGAAATTTACTATCCATTCCCAGTtacataaaatatttctttaggTTTGGTTTCAAAACGCGAACGGTTTAGCAAAATCCTATATAGCTTGATTAAAGGACCTAAAAGGTAAAACCAATCACGTTGTTTGCTTGTCTAACCACTTTGACCTTAGTTTTAGCGTCAAAGTAATTTTTCTCTTTAGTTTATAATTATAACCTTCGCAAGGCTTGCCCTGCCCATTTTTTTGTCTGTCACATTGCCTACTTCAGAAGGGTGCATTTGTCAGTTATAAAGTACAAAGAGACTAGTTTACCGAAAATGACGTTCTCGCCTGTGTTCCAAAGATTTGTCACAACTCCGCTCAGCTTGTTAAAAATGCCCGCCCGCCCCTAAACGACTTAAATCTAGCTTTCCGAATCTTCCACCATGATTTACTCCTCTTATGTACACACGTAacataacaaaataaacaaaacaatgtcaaTCATCTTTTCGCAAATATACATACACCAGTCCACTAATCTTAAGCATTGTAGCAGTTGTCATAAACTGGGTAATAGTTGGCATGGTAGGAACTTTAGTTGTTTCTTAAGTCAAATTGTTTTTTCTGTTGGTTcgcttttttttcgttttggataGGAAGCCAATAACATTGAACCTCCCCAAAGCTGCTACATCGCTGCTTACCTTTGCGTTTACCCTTGATCCAAACACCAGGATCACAGCCACAGTCACTGCTGATAGTAAAAGCCAATACAGAGTTCCGGTCATGTAATACACTTCATCCAAATAAGGCTCAGTATTCATCAAATCAGGAGGATGTACAGAAATGTAGAAACAAAAGCAGGTTAACGGGATGTGAGCGGCCACTTGAACAAGAAAAAGAGGTGataacattttgcttgcgaGTTCAGAAATGCCACAAAGTCTCCGATGTTCTTCTTTCAGCGCCGCCAAATCAAGTTGCCAAGCTTGAGCGTCGCTAGATAATACTCTTTTAGAGAATTCTTCAAACAAGTGCTCGACCACTGAGCAGGTAAAGCAGATGAAGGCCACGGGAAGAAGCCAGGCTCCAAATAAAAAGGTAAGGATGGTTATGATGTTGAACACTGTAAATCCGTACCAGTTCTTCCAAGGCTGAAACGTTCCAACATAAATTCCCCGAACAAACAGTAATGTAAATATGTTCGATGTTACCGACATCATCCAGACTGCACAAGCTGCAATTAGACTTTTGATTGAACGTGACTTTAATTTTCCCAAATCAATCTTTAACTCCATCAAGTTTTGAAGGAACTTTTTAAAACGTGATGGCTTTCCTTCTGTTAACGGAAGGACGGCAAGGCAAACAGTTGCACTGATAGCAGTTTGGAGCCCCCATATGAGATTGGTAAGTGATATAAAGAGAACGATAGCGTTTTCGATCCCTTCGAAACAGAGGCTGACGAAAACCATGACGACATTGAGCCAAAGACATGTCACACTCACAATACACTgcaagaaagaaaacgaaatcGTTCTATAGCGCTGCGCAGAAGCCACTTCCTCAAGCTTTTCCAACGAGGTGTCTCCAAAATACAGTCCGAACAGCTTCAAACATTTAATTATTGGGATGTAAATTTGCTGCAATGCCCTCACCATTTCTTCCTTTGTAGGCTGAGAAGGGGCCCCTGGATCTGCTTTCGCAACGACTTCAACGTCGACCACGGTATCGTTTGAAATGAAAGACGGCATTTTATGTACTTCCCGTACGTAATTCGGTGTCTCTTGAAAGTCAGTTTCTAAGCGGTCGGGGTCGCGATGCATCTTTATTCCTTCATATGCAGCGTCAGTGGGTTGAAAGGTGTAATAAATTGACTATGGGCTTTCTCTGAATTCAAATGTCTTTTCAATATTAATGAATACGTGTTGAGAATAAAGGTAGACCACGGGGGTTTATATCACCGGGTTTTGATTCAAATTAGACTTGCCTTGAAAAAactaagtaaaaaaaaacaaataaacaaaattttgtGCCCCAACTGGCTTGAAAACTGTGATGTCAACGTTCAGGAGTTAATCCGAACCTATAGGGTTAATCTTCACGAGTTTTAAAAGCCTAACCTATAGTTGGCATTAGTAACCCAATCCATATCACGAGCTCATTAACTATCAGAATAAAttcattttatattttcttttgataatatgaatttgttttcgttttcttttatcatattttgtttgtttgtctttttccCTTTGTACTTACTTTTTCTATTTTATCCTTACATTTCCTTACATAGTCACCCGTTCACAATTTGATATCAAGATTACAACActaagaaaagaagaaataataaaacacattaaaaataAGACTTCTTTGATCGCCTTAACAATGGCTGAGAACAAAGCAGATGAGTTCGCTGTTGGGATCTTAACCCTCAAAGTCATCGACAAGGCAGGCAAGCTGATCGAGTAAAATAGGTCTGCATGGGTGGTATGTATTTAAAGCATTTTCAGAGTTTCCAAAGCcaaactaaaacaacaaaattaaaggCGTCGCATTTTCAGTTTCCTAAAAAAGGCAAGTGGCGGGAATTTACATTTAAACGGTTATAATCGATTGAGCTttaaaagtttgttttcatATGCATTCAGTTTGACTTAAACTTTTCATGGTCAATCAAACTGGGGACTTGTACTTTGTCAATagttgaaatttaaattttgcTGTCAATCTTCTGACGTCATGTTCAGTACACTTAAAGGAATCAAAAGCACGAAAAAAGGTCGTTTCACTAGTGCAGTTCAACAGCGTATTCTGAACACAATCTTGGTCacattaaatggaaaattgaaaGCACCCCTCCCcaaaaatcagtgatgggaaaatggcgcgttttggcctttaCGCGGCTTCATCCTTGTTTAAGGGGGATTGCTTGTATTACGAGGAAAAAATCGAATCAGGTCAGGCTATTTTATTTCTCAGTGTTCTGGTTCTTTTTACATAACGAAAGTATGACATTCTGTCATTCGGCGATCTCACCAGACTCGGGTGTCTTGGGTTAGGGCTAATTACAATAGGTACGCACTTCGaaagttgttgctgttgttgttgttgttgttgttgtcaaacGTTACTATCAAGTATTGTGTATTATAATGATATGCATTTTATTTGTCAATCATGTATTTTTCTATGTATCATCATTATTCATTTATAAAATTGacgactgtgaaatccaaattGGTTGCTGTCTTCATGAACTACGATTGTACAATCAGCAGCTTCGTGGCTCCTTTAATTGCTCGGAAGCGACAACATAACAGCAAAGTATGAAATAATAACTCCAACAACctgaaaaaatattaaaattatgaAAAGTAAATTGATGGATCCAATAATGTCAACATAAAGAAATGACTTCAAAATGTGAGTCACTAGTTTGGGGATATACCGTTAACAACAACGACTTTGTTATCACTGTTACACCTCCGATCGAAACACCCCTGTTTTCTGCTTGCAGGTCCATAATGTAGAGCATGAACATCCATATTTGCGATGgtagaaaataaaacaatttggggaacttcttttttttctcatccATGACTAGGATGCAACTAAAATAGATACGATGTTTATGACGGGGTTCAACAAGTATAAACCGGTGATGTGGACAATGGATGTTGTGCAAGAGTAGAGCGCGCACAAGTATAGCATTTCAAGTTTGTATTTTGGTCACTCAAACAGCACCTTTTTGTGGTCCGACGTTGGACTTGCCCATGTGCTGGAGAACCTTTGAATGCTATGGacctgaaacaaaaacaaaaagtaagaaAGAAATTGTCTTTATCTTAAGCCTCAGATGACCGCATGTCGGAAGAATTGGCGCAGCTTCGCTGCTTTTGGATGGAGTTAAAGATGGAACGATTTCTGCCCAAAAGAGATTCCTTTGTCCTTCAGGCATTCTCAATTCAAGAGAAAGTTGGGGGCGTTGTTTACTTACCTTAATTAATCTGGCAATCTGACATTTGCAATTCAAGAGAAGAATATCACCCCGTTAGAATTAGATTTAGAGAACGTTTAGAACCATGTATCCTGAGGATGTATATGGAGatttttttgttcaatgttCAAAGTTTTTACGGCACACTTGTCTACTTTCTTACCTTATCATTCACCCTTGATCCGAACACCATGACAACAGCTAACATAGCGGATGAGCCAAAAAGCCATgtcagagtaaaaataatgaACGCGAGGGCCTCACCCTCGGGTAGATGAACAATATAATAAAGAGCAAAACAGATGAACGGAATGCACAACCCAACAACCATGAAGAGAAGAGGTGAAAGCAGGCTGTTGGCGAGTTCAACAACCTTGCA
Above is a window of Montipora capricornis isolate CH-2021 chromosome 6, ASM3666992v2, whole genome shotgun sequence DNA encoding:
- the LOC138050327 gene encoding uncharacterized protein, which translates into the protein MPSFISNDTVVDVEVVAKADPGAPSQPTKEEMVRALQQIYIPIIKCLKLFGLYFGDTSLEKLEEVASAQRYRTISFSFLQCIVSVTCLWLNVVMVFVSLCFEGIENAIVLFISLTNLIWGLQTAISATVCLAVLPLTEGKPSRFKKFLQNLMELKIDLGKLKSRSIKSLIAACAVWMMSVTSNIFTLLFVRGIYVGTFQPWKNWYGFTVFNIITILTFLFGAWLLPVAFICFTCSVVEHLFEEFSKRVLSSDAQAWQLDLAALKEEHRRLCGISELASKMLSPLFLVQVAAHIPLTCFCFYISVHPPDLMNTEPYLDEVYYMTGTLYWLLLSAVTVAVILVFGSRVNAKIHSFQTILENTNVSDQDQVKLLAFMFYLNAEPKGLSIGGLVVITKNLCLTIAGVIVSYYTVMLSLPS
- the LOC138051738 gene encoding uncharacterized protein; the protein is MSSQVMPLEFVFQKAKAMPDETEDHASLGVGCIVESKRSEQNGNDELLRTTEDVYSLLLKIMKLFGAYFGDTNFSRFSSDFPGQSTSSKKQGYVFAFYSCLVVAGLWFNFAIPLASMFHEGPMYLFLFFDMWCLLAALNGTVCLIVLPLTATRKSRFEKFISNLRLIHTGSVNLQNVKSKTRTYLIIFCFFIVVVGVAGIIILDQVVFMNAGTFKPWNVWIGFRIINNLFLFIGIAFWLLPIVFYCITCLILEALFDDLHMRKLSLDLSELRDEHHKLCRVVELADSLLSPLLFMVVGLCIPFICFALYHIVNLPESERPLVFLLNTLIWLFSSSALLAVVMVFGSKVNDKVHSIQRFSSTWASTTSDQKKLLMFMMYTMDLQAENKGLSIGGLTVITKSLFLTVVGVIISYFAVMLSLPSK
- the LOC138051728 gene encoding uncharacterized protein is translated as MIFYCITCLILEALFDDLHMKKLSLDLTALRGEHCKLCKVVELANSLLSPLLFMVVGLCIPFICFALYYIVHLPEGEALAFIIFTLTWLFGSSAMLAVVMVFGSRVNDKVHSIQRFSSTWASPTSDHKKVVGVIISYFAVMLSLPSN